A window from Planctomycetota bacterium encodes these proteins:
- a CDS encoding prepilin-type N-terminal cleavage/methylation domain-containing protein gives MRKNAFTLIELLVVITIIALLVAILLPAMGQARAATRRVVCLSNQRQIALGALDFASDNAGAMPVFRSWVPHAAYSYNNSILADGRSILSDLVSGKPQVYYCPSHARVSYGDSQIGWNGTATMRFVSYSLIGMWEFADAASAGGRYMNMPSAFPSNRPKRIGQAVNPANMAISTDSQNTYTNDGSSYISFAYPGCYQSFSYSGYATRPWPESTYWAAYCYPHRDGANQWTGTASSMYDGSARWGDFSDIFDQTLPYPFGAKWKLHDGWNAGFGTGINGLEGCIYW, from the coding sequence ATGCGTAAAAACGCCTTTACGCTCATCGAACTGCTCGTGGTGATCACGATCATCGCGCTGTTGGTGGCGATTCTGCTGCCGGCGATGGGTCAGGCGCGCGCGGCGACAAGGCGGGTCGTCTGCCTCAGCAATCAGCGGCAGATCGCGCTTGGCGCTCTCGACTTCGCTTCCGACAACGCCGGCGCCATGCCGGTCTTTCGATCGTGGGTCCCGCACGCCGCGTACTCCTACAACAACTCCATCCTCGCCGACGGCCGATCAATTCTTTCGGACCTCGTCAGCGGCAAGCCGCAGGTCTACTACTGTCCTTCGCACGCGCGCGTCAGCTATGGCGACTCGCAGATCGGATGGAACGGCACGGCGACCATGCGGTTTGTGTCCTACTCGCTCATTGGCATGTGGGAGTTCGCTGACGCGGCATCCGCCGGCGGCCGATATATGAACATGCCCTCCGCCTTCCCTTCCAATCGACCCAAGCGCATCGGCCAGGCCGTCAACCCCGCCAACATGGCCATCTCCACCGATTCGCAGAACACCTACACCAACGACGGCAGCAGCTACATCTCGTTTGCATACCCCGGCTGCTACCAATCGTTTTCCTATTCGGGCTACGCGACCAGACCCTGGCCCGAAAGCACCTACTGGGCGGCCTACTGCTATCCGCACCGCGACGGCGCCAACCAATGGACCGGCACCGCTTCGTCCATGTACGACGGGTCTGCTCGATGGGGAGATTTCTCCGACATCTTCGATCAAACATTGCCCTACCCGTTTGGCGCCAAGTGGAAGCTTCACGATGGTTGGAACGCCGGCTTCGGCACCGGTATCAACGGCCTCGAAGGCTGCATCTACTGGTAA
- a CDS encoding metalloregulator ArsR/SmtB family transcription factor — translation MISTSVDKSDVFHAISHPARRRMLDLLAGSEHAVNVIAAHFQMSRPAVSQHLRVLLDSGLVAEQRHGRERRYRLVPERLEPVREWIALYERFWDDRLSRLQKTLAKRSKA, via the coding sequence ATGATCTCGACCAGCGTCGATAAATCCGATGTCTTTCATGCGATCAGCCATCCCGCCCGGCGGCGGATGCTCGATCTGCTCGCCGGGTCCGAACACGCCGTGAATGTCATTGCCGCCCATTTTCAGATGAGCCGCCCCGCCGTGTCGCAGCATCTTCGCGTGCTGCTGGATTCGGGGCTCGTCGCCGAGCAGCGGCACGGACGCGAGCGCCGCTACCGTCTCGTGCCCGAGCGGCTGGAACCCGTGCGCGAATGGATCGCTCTGTATGAGCGGTTCTGGGACGACCGTCTGTCGCGTCTGCAGAAGACGCTCGCCAAACGGAGCAAGGCGTGA
- a CDS encoding ATP-binding cassette domain-containing protein yields MALLGISNLTHSYGDHIVLDGVNLTLEHGEHVGMVGVNGCGKSTLLKIIAGYGNLKADAGQVQLLRGARAGYLTQDPQLDPNRTLRAEAGAAFAKLHQLHEQMDELTHQMAEAEGDALEALLKKYEQVQHKMEAAGGYAVDHRIDATLHGLGLGDEIFNVKVGALSGGQRGRLALAKLLLTDPDLLLLDEPTNHLDIEARRWLEQYLSSYNGAVIVISHDRWLLDRVASKIYELDRGRLEEYPGNYQKYRVLRRERLEFRWREYEKQQERINREQAFIDRYRAGQRARQASGREKRLERFKRDETVERPITLETMNLRLSSNSRASDVVIVAENISKGYDNKPLFDGLSVSIKRGDCIGIIGPNGAGKTTLINTLLGHLEPDDGKCRVGAQVDVGYYRQTHDHLDLRETVVEYLRRVTSSEQEARGLAGAFLFAGTAQDKPLNVLSGGERSRAVLASLVAGGHNLLVLDEPTNHLDIPSAERLEEALRVYAQPPKSYGTTSEGGGTVMLITHDRMLLDNLVNQLLIFDGQGNVRQFYGTYSEYLATLDPSAAQTPAPPPPKPEPRPERKPDPKPPATKAKGPHSALSDAKLEAKMSTLDQQRTDIDAQLADPNIYRDGQKVRELQQQREKIIDELSSLEEEWLRRSE; encoded by the coding sequence ATGGCGCTACTGGGCATCTCCAATCTGACGCATTCGTACGGCGACCACATCGTGCTCGACGGCGTGAACCTCACGCTCGAACACGGCGAGCACGTCGGCATGGTCGGCGTCAACGGATGCGGCAAGAGCACGCTACTGAAGATCATCGCCGGTTACGGCAATCTCAAGGCCGACGCCGGGCAGGTTCAGCTTCTGCGCGGCGCGCGGGCCGGCTACCTGACGCAGGACCCCCAGCTCGATCCCAACCGCACGCTGCGCGCCGAAGCCGGGGCGGCTTTTGCGAAGCTGCATCAGCTTCACGAGCAGATGGACGAGTTGACGCATCAGATGGCGGAGGCGGAGGGCGATGCGCTGGAGGCGCTGCTCAAAAAGTACGAACAGGTGCAGCACAAGATGGAGGCGGCGGGCGGGTATGCCGTGGATCATCGCATCGACGCCACGCTGCACGGTCTGGGTCTGGGCGACGAGATATTCAACGTCAAAGTCGGCGCGCTCTCCGGCGGGCAGCGCGGGCGGCTGGCGCTGGCGAAGCTGCTATTGACCGACCCGGACCTGTTGCTGCTCGACGAGCCGACCAATCACCTGGACATCGAAGCGCGGCGGTGGCTTGAGCAATACCTTTCAAGCTACAACGGCGCGGTGATCGTGATCAGTCACGATCGATGGCTCTTGGACCGGGTGGCGTCGAAGATTTACGAACTGGATCGCGGGCGGCTTGAGGAATACCCGGGCAATTATCAGAAATATCGCGTGCTGCGGCGCGAGCGGCTCGAATTCCGCTGGCGGGAATATGAGAAACAGCAGGAGCGCATCAATCGCGAGCAGGCGTTCATCGACCGCTATCGGGCCGGTCAGCGGGCCCGGCAGGCCAGCGGGCGTGAGAAGCGATTGGAGCGCTTCAAGCGCGATGAAACGGTCGAGCGGCCGATCACGTTGGAGACGATGAACCTGCGCCTTTCGAGCAACAGCCGGGCGAGCGATGTGGTCATCGTCGCGGAGAACATCAGCAAGGGCTACGACAACAAGCCGCTGTTCGACGGGCTTTCCGTCAGCATCAAGCGCGGCGACTGCATCGGGATCATCGGGCCCAACGGCGCGGGCAAGACCACGCTGATCAATACGTTGCTGGGGCACCTGGAGCCCGATGACGGCAAGTGTCGGGTCGGGGCGCAGGTCGATGTGGGCTACTACCGCCAGACGCACGATCATCTGGACCTGCGGGAAACCGTGGTGGAATATCTGCGTCGTGTGACCAGCAGCGAACAGGAAGCGCGCGGGCTGGCCGGTGCGTTTTTGTTCGCGGGTACGGCCCAGGACAAGCCGCTCAATGTGCTCAGCGGCGGCGAACGGTCGCGCGCGGTGCTGGCGAGTCTCGTCGCCGGTGGTCACAACCTGCTCGTGCTCGACGAGCCGACGAACCATCTGGACATCCCTTCCGCGGAGCGACTCGAAGAAGCCCTGCGCGTCTACGCCCAGCCGCCCAAGAGCTATGGCACGACCAGCGAAGGCGGCGGCACCGTCATGCTCATCACGCACGACCGCATGCTGCTCGACAACCTCGTCAATCAACTTCTGATCTTCGATGGTCAGGGCAACGTGCGGCAGTTCTACGGCACGTACAGCGAATATCTGGCCACGCTCGATCCGTCCGCCGCCCAAACGCCCGCCCCCCCGCCGCCCAAACCGGAACCCAGGCCCGAGCGCAAGCCCGACCCGAAGCCCCCCGCGACAAAAGCCAAAGGCCCGCACTCGGCTCTGAGCGATGCGAAGCTCGAAGCGAAGATGAGCACGCTCGATCAGCAGCGCACCGACATCGACGCGCAGCTCGCAGACCCGAACATCTATCGCGACGGCCAGAAGGTGCGCGAGCTTCAGCAACAGCGCGAGAAGATTATCGACGAGCTTTCGAGTCTGGAAGAAGAGTGGCTGCGCCGGTCCGAGTGA
- a CDS encoding cold-shock protein has protein sequence MPRGQVKWFDPKKGYGFLVGPEGQDVFVHYSQIQSEGFRALKDGEWVDYELVQGDKGFQARDVKQPSDGATPPRSSAPVDKPASARSAAPPPVSGGYQGADD, from the coding sequence ATGCCCAGAGGGCAAGTCAAGTGGTTTGACCCGAAGAAGGGTTACGGGTTTCTTGTCGGGCCGGAAGGCCAGGACGTGTTCGTTCATTATTCGCAGATCCAATCGGAGGGCTTCCGCGCTCTGAAGGACGGCGAATGGGTCGATTACGAACTGGTGCAGGGCGACAAGGGTTTTCAGGCCCGGGACGTGAAGCAGCCGAGCGACGGGGCGACGCCGCCGCGTTCCTCGGCACCGGTGGACAAGCCGGCTTCCGCCCGCAGCGCCGCCCCCCCGCCGGTCAGCGGCGGGTATCAGGGCGCGGACGACTGA
- a CDS encoding two-component sensor histidine kinase, with translation MQWFALGFGCGVLATLPLIIYASRRTARRVRKLEQRARSAERLAELGTLTGGLAHEIKNPLSTIGLNLQLLGESVRDADLPAPLGPRLNKRIQALADETHRLKGILEDFLAFAGRMRLDPQPVEVNKLVEQLVDFYLAQAQASGVQLRTQLDPEAGTVPLDPTLFKQALLNLLINATQAMVEARYSDKPHGGASDLILRTERTRDGVAVHVIDTGPGIDADTQAKIFHPYFSTKKGGTGLGLPTARRIIEEHAGHLTVHSDPGQGSDFTLHIPRDPPAPV, from the coding sequence ATGCAATGGTTCGCCTTGGGCTTCGGGTGCGGCGTGCTGGCCACGCTGCCGCTGATCATCTACGCTTCGCGACGCACCGCACGGCGCGTCCGCAAGCTGGAGCAGCGCGCCCGCAGTGCCGAGCGCCTCGCCGAACTGGGCACGCTTACCGGCGGCCTCGCCCATGAAATCAAAAACCCCCTCTCCACGATCGGCCTGAACCTCCAGCTCCTCGGCGAATCCGTCCGCGACGCCGACCTGCCCGCCCCGCTGGGCCCCCGCCTCAATAAGCGCATCCAAGCCCTCGCCGATGAAACCCATCGCCTCAAGGGCATTCTCGAAGACTTCCTCGCCTTCGCCGGTCGCATGCGACTCGACCCCCAGCCCGTCGAAGTCAACAAGCTCGTCGAACAGCTCGTCGACTTCTACCTCGCGCAGGCCCAGGCGTCGGGTGTGCAGCTTCGCACACAGCTCGACCCCGAAGCCGGGACCGTCCCGCTGGACCCGACGCTCTTCAAGCAGGCGCTTTTGAACCTGCTCATCAACGCCACGCAGGCGATGGTCGAAGCCCGCTACTCCGACAAACCGCACGGCGGGGCGAGCGATCTGATCCTCCGCACCGAGCGCACGCGCGACGGTGTGGCGGTCCATGTCATCGACACCGGCCCCGGCATCGACGCCGACACGCAGGCCAAAATCTTCCACCCCTACTTCTCCACCAAAAAAGGCGGCACCGGCCTCGGACTCCCCACCGCCCGACGCATCATCGAAGAACACGCCGGCCACCTCACCGTCCACTCCGACCCCGGCCAGGGCAGCGACTTCACCCTCCACATCCCCCGCGATCCCCCCGCCCCCGTTTAG
- a CDS encoding sigma-70 family RNA polymerase sigma factor: MNNTAEYSDDSSDRTEQFVMLLNGCERGLYAYILGLVGNFADADDLDQIVKLQLWREFGKYEPGTDFGAWARTLARYQVMAHFSSKKRSRAQYASEVIKLLADDLAVEAEQFDRRAYALEECLKSVSDSNRDLLRRVYTDGAAVNQVARDSGRPVDQLYKILSRTRRFLHDCIQKRICQGDTA; encoded by the coding sequence ATGAACAACACGGCTGAATATTCAGATGATTCCTCGGATCGCACGGAGCAGTTTGTGATGCTGCTTAACGGTTGCGAGCGGGGACTTTACGCCTACATTCTCGGGCTGGTCGGGAACTTCGCGGACGCGGATGACCTGGACCAGATTGTCAAGCTTCAGCTTTGGCGGGAATTCGGCAAGTACGAGCCGGGCACGGACTTCGGTGCATGGGCCCGAACGCTCGCGCGCTATCAGGTCATGGCCCACTTCTCCAGCAAGAAGCGATCCCGGGCGCAGTATGCGTCGGAGGTGATCAAGCTGCTTGCCGACGATCTGGCCGTGGAGGCCGAGCAATTTGATCGGCGGGCATACGCCTTGGAGGAATGCCTCAAATCGGTCTCTGATTCGAATCGTGATCTGCTGCGGCGTGTCTACACGGATGGCGCGGCGGTCAACCAGGTCGCCCGGGACAGCGGTCGCCCGGTTGATCAGCTTTACAAGATCCTTTCCCGAACCCGCCGTTTTCTTCATGACTGTATCCAGAAGCGCATTTGTCAGGGGGATACGGCATGA
- a CDS encoding PEP-CTERM sorting domain-containing protein: MRHVTTSGVALGSMIGLLAIAAPTARAANMFLPGVSSATITHLPSTAAPGLGSPTFPATTTIGAVPTSSTPPIVHSTTFTSGGSTTTGSGGAAQFNTFPSTTGYGNVSFAYGTGVGQTDASGVFGAGASTLTVAVDMSWDISAGWSGPRTAYELMSVALKTTGAGDIASVTGDFSFHVDLNAIGSPGDDILKSVHVDKTVTGGATLSTTLFASTLLTTNPIAAAGAGEKHIFRITGMWVFSALDPSGDVSVELADLSNAANFGEHLSNLQQIDPNLLTLLDNDQLHSHGGGTYETPLALIVPEPGTVGLLGVGLMGLLTSRKKCFSKG, from the coding sequence ATGAGACACGTCACAACCAGCGGTGTCGCATTGGGGTCGATGATCGGACTTCTGGCGATCGCTGCGCCGACGGCGCGGGCGGCGAACATGTTCCTGCCCGGCGTTTCGTCCGCAACGATCACCCATCTGCCGAGCACCGCCGCGCCGGGACTTGGATCGCCGACCTTCCCGGCAACGACGACGATCGGCGCGGTGCCCACCTCCAGCACGCCCCCGATCGTGCACAGCACCACCTTCACCAGCGGCGGCTCGACCACGACCGGCTCCGGCGGCGCCGCGCAGTTCAACACCTTCCCGAGCACGACCGGCTACGGCAATGTCAGCTTCGCCTACGGCACCGGCGTCGGGCAGACGGATGCCTCCGGCGTCTTCGGCGCGGGGGCGAGCACGCTGACGGTCGCCGTCGATATGTCCTGGGACATCAGCGCCGGATGGAGCGGGCCGCGCACGGCGTATGAACTCATGTCCGTCGCGCTCAAGACCACCGGAGCGGGCGATATCGCCTCCGTCACGGGGGACTTTTCGTTCCATGTCGACCTCAACGCCATCGGCTCGCCGGGCGATGACATCCTCAAATCCGTGCATGTCGATAAGACGGTCACGGGCGGCGCCACGCTGTCGACGACGCTGTTCGCCTCGACGCTGCTGACCACCAACCCGATTGCCGCGGCGGGCGCCGGCGAGAAGCACATCTTCCGCATCACCGGCATGTGGGTCTTCTCCGCCCTGGACCCGTCGGGCGATGTGAGCGTCGAACTGGCGGACCTGAGCAACGCGGCGAACTTCGGCGAGCACCTTTCCAACCTTCAGCAGATCGACCCGAACCTGCTGACGCTGTTGGACAACGATCAGCTTCATAGCCACGGCGGCGGGACGTACGAGACGCCGCTGGCGCTGATCGTGCCCGAACCGGGGACGGTCGGGTTGCTGGGGGTGGGACTGATGGGACTCTTAACGTCTCGAAAAAAATGCTTTTCAAAGGGTTGA
- a CDS encoding SRPBCC domain-containing protein: MSDNAIRRELIVPQSREQVWEAITDREVLAEWMFPNDFEPRVGHRFAFHVPGNPQAKFDGLVVECQVLECEAPSRLVFSWSAGGPVVDTRVSFELVSDGEGTRIRFEHTGFDLAHPWGEQAFKGAGYGWAKMLKQLAAVLADAGSGTN; this comes from the coding sequence GTGAGCGACAATGCGATTCGACGCGAACTGATCGTCCCCCAATCGCGCGAGCAGGTTTGGGAGGCGATCACGGACCGCGAAGTTCTCGCGGAGTGGATGTTCCCCAATGACTTTGAGCCGCGCGTCGGGCATCGTTTCGCCTTTCATGTGCCGGGCAATCCGCAGGCGAAGTTCGACGGCCTCGTCGTCGAATGCCAGGTGCTCGAATGCGAAGCACCGAGCCGATTGGTGTTCTCATGGTCCGCGGGCGGGCCGGTGGTCGATACACGCGTGAGCTTCGAACTTGTGTCCGACGGCGAAGGGACGCGCATCCGTTTCGAACACACCGGTTTCGATCTGGCGCATCCTTGGGGCGAGCAGGCATTCAAGGGTGCCGGCTACGGATGGGCGAAGATGCTCAAACAACTCGCCGCCGTGCTGGCCGATGCGGGCAGCGGAACAAACTGA
- a CDS encoding PEP-CTERM sorting domain-containing protein (PEP-CTERM proteins occur, often in large numbers, in the proteomes of bacteria that also encode an exosortase, a predicted intramembrane cysteine proteinase. The presence of a PEP-CTERM domain at a protein's C-terminus predicts cleavage within the sorting domain, followed by covalent anchoring to some some component of the (usually Gram-negative) cell surface. Many PEP-CTERM proteins exhibit an unusual sequence composition that includes large numbers of potential glycosylation sites. Expression of one such protein has been shown restore the ability of a bacterium to form floc, a type of biofilm.): protein MMTGRVCKVVCAAAVCGLSVGEARAVNGFLSAVSSVTITHTPSITNLSLQDADLTPTFPSTTLISSVTSTNNPGTDHSSTFIAGASRSDGLGGAAQFNTFPSTSGYANVAFAALSGVSQTDGSNIFGSGTSKLVMSVDLSWDISAGWSGPRTAYELMTVSLMTAGAGDLASAIGDFTFHVDLNAVGSPGDDITKSVHIGQTVVNGADLKTTLFGSTLLTTAPITAAAAGEKHIFRITGSWTFLARDPSGQASVELPSLDVQSDFLARLDTLNSIDPMILQLLDGSQQFAQGGGTFEGVLSNVPEPGSAAVLLLTLGGAAMRRGKGRGHSRRA from the coding sequence ATGATGACGGGACGCGTCTGTAAGGTCGTGTGCGCGGCGGCGGTATGCGGTTTGAGCGTCGGCGAAGCGCGGGCGGTCAACGGGTTCCTGTCGGCGGTATCGTCGGTCACGATCACGCACACGCCGAGCATCACCAATCTGTCGCTTCAGGATGCGGACCTGACGCCGACATTCCCGTCGACGACATTGATTTCAAGCGTCACTTCGACGAACAACCCGGGCACCGACCACAGTTCGACGTTCATCGCCGGCGCTTCGCGTAGCGACGGACTGGGCGGTGCGGCACAGTTCAATACCTTCCCGAGTACGAGCGGATACGCCAACGTCGCCTTCGCAGCGCTTTCGGGCGTGTCCCAGACGGACGGGTCGAACATCTTCGGCAGCGGGACAAGCAAGTTGGTGATGAGCGTGGACCTGTCGTGGGACATCAGCGCCGGATGGAGCGGACCGCGTACGGCGTATGAACTGATGACGGTGAGTCTGATGACGGCGGGCGCGGGCGATCTGGCCAGCGCGATCGGCGACTTCACCTTCCATGTCGACCTCAACGCCGTCGGCTCGCCCGGCGACGACATCACCAAATCCGTGCATATCGGACAGACCGTTGTGAACGGCGCGGACCTGAAAACGACGCTCTTCGGCTCGACGCTGCTGACGACGGCGCCGATCACCGCGGCGGCGGCGGGCGAAAAGCATATCTTCCGCATCACCGGCTCGTGGACGTTCCTGGCGCGCGATCCGTCGGGGCAGGCAAGCGTTGAACTGCCCAGTCTCGACGTTCAGTCCGATTTCCTCGCACGGCTGGACACGCTTAATAGCATCGATCCGATGATTCTCCAGTTGCTCGATGGTTCGCAGCAGTTCGCCCAGGGCGGCGGCACGTTCGAGGGCGTTCTGAGCAACGTGCCCGAGCCGGGGTCCGCGGCGGTGTTGCTGCTAACCCTGGGCGGCGCGGCGATGCGGCGCGGCAAGGGCCGGGGACATTCGCGGCGGGCCTGA
- a CDS encoding ADP-ribosylation/crystallin J1, with protein sequence MILFRPVGLKELELIASSSWRAFPPRLSWQPIFYPVITHEYARLICTTWNSKESEAGHVGFVTSFEVEDGFAARYPIQDVGGRACQELWVPAEELYEFNRHIMGVISVVESVYGDGWVGDVDPDTQLPKHIAATLPKL encoded by the coding sequence ATGATTCTGTTTCGTCCGGTGGGTCTTAAGGAATTGGAATTAATCGCTTCGTCGAGCTGGCGGGCGTTTCCGCCGCGGCTTTCGTGGCAGCCGATCTTCTATCCCGTCATCACGCACGAGTACGCCCGGCTGATCTGCACGACGTGGAACTCAAAGGAATCGGAGGCCGGGCACGTCGGCTTCGTCACGAGCTTCGAAGTCGAGGATGGTTTTGCCGCACGCTATCCGATTCAGGACGTCGGCGGGCGTGCGTGCCAGGAATTGTGGGTCCCCGCCGAGGAACTCTACGAATTCAACCGTCACATCATGGGCGTCATCAGCGTGGTCGAATCCGTCTACGGCGACGGATGGGTCGGCGACGTTGATCCGGACACGCAACTACCCAAACACATCGCAGCGACGCTGCCGAAGTTGTGA
- a CDS encoding gfo/Idh/MocA family oxidoreductase, giving the protein MSKTYRVAIIGVGAIGQLHAKAIGDLDNVELVGGFHTIEAAAQTFAAANRCKGYTNYEQMIDELKPDFVTICTPSGAHMEPALAAIERGVHVLCEKPLEITLPRIDQMISAAKKAGVTLGGIFPQRYNGVMRTIQQAAAAGRFGSLATINAYVPWWRDDAYYGPGKWQGTLKFDGGGALMNQSIHSVDLVQWIAGAALGLEADVNPVEQIFAYTAVRAHDPKRLEVEDTCIVALRFRGGALGQMLATTSLFPGSFKRFLIGGRDGTAEVLEDELTKFVFRAEDAHDAKALERFGKATSHGGGAADPMSIDYGLHTANIRDFVAALDAGHAPAIDGPEARKSIAIISAVYESAKTGKPVDVT; this is encoded by the coding sequence ATGAGCAAGACGTATCGCGTGGCAATCATCGGTGTCGGCGCCATCGGCCAGCTTCACGCAAAGGCCATCGGTGACTTGGACAATGTCGAGCTGGTCGGCGGGTTTCACACGATCGAGGCCGCCGCTCAGACTTTCGCCGCGGCGAACCGCTGCAAGGGTTACACCAACTACGAGCAGATGATCGACGAACTGAAGCCCGACTTCGTCACGATCTGCACGCCCAGCGGGGCGCACATGGAGCCGGCGCTGGCGGCGATCGAGCGCGGGGTGCATGTGCTTTGCGAAAAGCCCCTGGAGATCACGCTGCCGCGCATCGACCAGATGATCAGCGCGGCGAAAAAGGCGGGCGTCACGCTCGGCGGCATCTTCCCGCAGCGCTACAACGGCGTGATGCGGACGATCCAGCAAGCCGCCGCCGCGGGTCGCTTCGGTTCGCTGGCGACGATCAATGCATATGTGCCCTGGTGGCGCGACGATGCGTATTACGGACCGGGCAAATGGCAAGGGACGCTTAAGTTCGACGGCGGCGGCGCCCTGATGAACCAATCGATCCACAGCGTCGACCTCGTGCAATGGATCGCCGGCGCGGCGCTGGGGCTCGAAGCCGATGTCAATCCCGTCGAGCAGATCTTCGCTTACACCGCCGTCCGGGCCCATGATCCCAAACGCCTCGAAGTCGAAGATACGTGCATCGTCGCCCTGCGCTTCCGCGGCGGGGCGCTGGGGCAGATGCTCGCCACGACGAGTCTCTTCCCCGGTTCGTTCAAGCGTTTCCTCATCGGCGGACGCGACGGTACGGCCGAGGTCCTTGAAGATGAACTGACCAAGTTCGTCTTCCGCGCCGAAGACGCTCACGACGCCAAGGCCCTGGAACGCTTCGGCAAGGCGACGAGCCACGGCGGCGGCGCGGCCGACCCGATGTCCATCGACTACGGCCTGCACACCGCCAACATCCGCGATTTCGTCGCCGCGCTTGACGCCGGGCACGCCCCCGCCATCGACGGCCCCGAAGCCCGCAAATCCATCGCCATCATCTCCGCCGTCTACGAATCCGCAAAAACCGGCAAACCCGTCGACGTGACATGA